In a genomic window of Lacrimispora sp. BS-2:
- a CDS encoding transporter substrate-binding domain-containing protein, with product MNQWIKKLALNAVLTAFGAAMLTGCGKKAAAADSGVTKVVVGTGNAYAPYCYLDEKGELAGYEYEVLKAVDEVLPQYEFEYQTSDFANVLISLDAGKIDLAAHQYEYNKERDEKYLFGKEPYTTYVTYLAVAGDRTDIQSLHDLKGRKVKSSTGSNSVYILENYNKDHPDNPIKIDYVNNSTDEETITGLVNGVWDATILTKRDAEKLNKNYEGGREAIKVTGEPIQSSSTYFLFAKANTSLQEAVDGAVKQLRESGRLAQISKDVIGGDYTESE from the coding sequence ATGAATCAATGGATAAAAAAGCTGGCTTTGAATGCCGTTCTGACAGCATTTGGGGCGGCAATGCTGACAGGATGCGGAAAAAAAGCGGCAGCAGCAGACAGCGGTGTCACAAAAGTGGTGGTAGGAACCGGCAATGCCTATGCGCCTTATTGCTATCTGGATGAGAAAGGGGAGCTTGCCGGGTATGAATATGAGGTCTTAAAGGCAGTAGATGAGGTGCTTCCCCAGTATGAATTTGAATATCAGACCTCTGATTTTGCCAATGTGCTGATTTCCCTTGATGCGGGCAAGATTGATCTTGCAGCTCATCAATACGAATATAACAAGGAAAGAGATGAAAAGTATCTGTTTGGAAAAGAACCGTATACCACCTATGTGACTTATCTTGCCGTAGCAGGTGACCGGACGGATATCCAGTCCCTTCATGATCTTAAGGGAAGGAAGGTAAAAAGCTCCACCGGTTCAAATTCCGTGTACATCCTGGAAAATTATAATAAAGACCATCCGGATAATCCCATAAAGATTGATTATGTGAATAATTCAACCGATGAAGAAACTATTACAGGACTTGTAAACGGAGTCTGGGATGCCACCATCCTGACTAAACGGGATGCGGAAAAGCTGAATAAAAATTATGAAGGCGGCAGGGAAGCCATAAAGGTGACGGGAGAGCCAATCCAGTCCTCTTCTACGTATTTTTTATTTGCAAAAGCCAATACCAGTCTGCAGGAGGCAGTGGATGGAGCGGTAAAACAATTAAGGGAAAGCGGAAGGCTTGCACAGATATCAAAGGATGTAATCGGCGGGGATTATACGGAAAGCGAGTAA
- a CDS encoding amino acid ABC transporter permease produces the protein MNKLFGWERFFENIPKILPYLSVTLWIVVYATVFGVILAAFIVLAELKKIPVLNPFLKVYVSFMRGTPMLVQLMIIYYGIPALIDPVFGTNLNRGWSAVTFAYITFILNQGAFLSAIFYGAVTSIPYGQTEAGLSVGLTEFQTFRRILLPQMVRIALPPFGSDLVGLFQNSSLVFLIGVTDIMGRAKSIGAATKHVLEAYVFVVMIYIVISLTVRLLFYYLNIKLEYGRERT, from the coding sequence ATGAATAAACTGTTTGGCTGGGAGCGGTTCTTTGAAAATATCCCTAAAATTCTTCCGTATTTATCAGTGACCCTTTGGATTGTGGTTTATGCCACGGTTTTCGGAGTGATTCTTGCCGCTTTCATTGTTCTGGCAGAGCTAAAAAAAATACCGGTCTTAAATCCGTTTCTAAAGGTTTATGTCTCATTCATGAGAGGAACCCCCATGCTGGTGCAGCTGATGATTATTTATTACGGGATACCGGCCCTTATTGATCCTGTTTTTGGCACCAACTTAAACCGGGGATGGAGTGCAGTGACTTTTGCTTATATCACCTTTATCTTAAATCAGGGAGCATTTCTTTCTGCCATATTTTACGGTGCAGTCACATCCATCCCCTATGGTCAGACAGAGGCAGGGTTAAGTGTGGGTCTTACGGAGTTTCAGACCTTTCGAAGGATCCTTCTGCCCCAGATGGTAAGGATCGCCCTGCCTCCCTTTGGCTCTGATCTGGTGGGCCTGTTCCAAAATTCCTCTCTTGTGTTTTTAATCGGTGTTACCGATATCATGGGAAGGGCCAAATCCATTGGTGCGGCCACAAAGCACGTACTGGAAGCCTATGTGTTTGTGGTGATGATCTATATTGTTATAAGTTTAACGGTCCGGCTTCTTTTTTATTACCTGAATATAAAACTGGAGTATGGAAGAGAAAGGACATGA
- a CDS encoding amino acid ABC transporter permease, translating to MNFNAAHFYESFLYGIRYFPNTLRLVFIPLAIGLALGTVIALARVYQVPVINKLLGIFVTVYQGVPIVVALMIYNLIFMLKFNDLAKLLHIKKSAAEVDHIWVGIFALSLTAICSISEAIRGALLSIDKGQDEAGYSIGLTKVQTIKRIIIPQMIPAAIPTLINHVVGLIKASSVVMAIGIVEIVAGATIPSSRTYSFFEGYVAAAVIYWAFTIVIECLAKVLRRHTGKFRRNPYD from the coding sequence ATGAATTTCAATGCAGCTCATTTTTATGAAAGCTTTCTATACGGAATCAGGTATTTTCCCAATACCCTGAGGCTTGTGTTCATTCCATTAGCCATAGGCCTGGCTCTTGGAACGGTAATCGCGCTTGCCAGGGTCTATCAAGTGCCTGTTATTAATAAGCTTCTTGGGATATTTGTTACGGTGTATCAGGGAGTTCCCATTGTGGTGGCTTTGATGATATATAACCTGATTTTCATGCTCAAATTCAATGATCTGGCAAAGCTTTTACATATTAAAAAAAGTGCCGCCGAAGTGGATCATATCTGGGTAGGCATTTTTGCCCTCAGCCTTACTGCGATCTGCTCTATATCAGAGGCGATCCGGGGAGCGCTGTTATCCATTGACAAGGGGCAGGATGAAGCCGGGTATTCCATAGGGCTTACAAAAGTCCAGACCATTAAGAGGATCATCATCCCCCAGATGATACCGGCGGCGATCCCCACCCTGATCAATCATGTGGTCGGTCTGATCAAGGCATCATCCGTTGTCATGGCCATCGGAATCGTGGAAATTGTGGCAGGAGCCACCATTCCAAGCTCCCGGACCTATTCGTTTTTTGAAGGGTATGTGGCGGCCGCAGTCATATACTGGGCATTTACCATTGTGATCGAATGCCTGGCAAAGGTTTTAAGACGCCATACAGGTAAGTTCAGGAGGAATCCATATGATTGA
- a CDS encoding amino acid ABC transporter ATP-binding protein encodes MIEVKHVKKTFGKQQVLKDVSVEVEDGQVVVLLGPSGSGKTTLLRCINFLENADSGQLAIGDTRVDLKKATKKQILEIRRKTAFVFQNYNLFANKTALENVMEGLVTARRIPREEARKRGEEALDWVGLRDKYHCYPSQLSGGQQQRVGIARAFVLNPEVILFDEPTSALDPELVGETLDIIKKVAGKGITMIVVTHEMSFAQDVADKVVFMDGGIVVEEGRPEEIFSNPKEERTRQFLSRIISLEPNYFI; translated from the coding sequence ATGATTGAAGTAAAGCATGTTAAAAAGACCTTTGGAAAGCAGCAGGTCCTAAAGGATGTGTCTGTGGAGGTAGAAGATGGCCAGGTGGTGGTCCTCCTGGGGCCCAGCGGATCGGGAAAAACCACATTGCTGCGGTGTATTAATTTCCTGGAAAATGCGGACAGCGGCCAGCTTGCCATCGGGGATACCCGTGTGGACCTAAAAAAGGCGACCAAAAAGCAAATTCTGGAGATAAGAAGGAAAACAGCTTTTGTTTTTCAGAATTATAATCTTTTCGCCAATAAAACGGCATTGGAAAATGTGATGGAAGGTCTTGTTACGGCAAGGCGCATTCCAAGGGAGGAAGCGAGAAAGCGGGGAGAAGAAGCCCTTGACTGGGTGGGATTACGGGATAAGTATCATTGTTATCCTTCTCAGCTTTCCGGCGGACAGCAGCAGCGGGTCGGCATTGCCAGAGCCTTTGTCCTAAATCCGGAAGTGATCTTATTCGATGAACCAACCTCTGCCCTGGATCCGGAGCTGGTGGGGGAAACTCTTGACATCATTAAGAAAGTGGCAGGAAAAGGGATCACCATGATCGTGGTGACCCATGAAATGTCCTTTGCCCAGGATGTGGCAGATAAAGTGGTCTTTATGGACGGAGGAATTGTGGTGGAGGAGGGAAGACCGGAAGAGATATTTTCAAATCCAAAGGAAGAGAGGACCAGACAATTTTTATCCAGGATCATTTCCCTGGAGCCAAACTATTTTATTTAG
- the pdaA gene encoding delta-lactam-biosynthetic de-N-acetylase — MVFLLFLCAFLAGHLGAMLVDHHKAVETAADGNWGLSFQQEGQPPVANATMDYLKKFNAYYAEKTPDKVLYLTFDAGYENGNTPAILDALKKHNAPATFFVVGNYIETAPELVKRMVDEGHTVGNHTYHHPDMSKMSSKEAFEKELKDLEVLFEQTTGQPMRQYYRPPQGKYSEANLKMASDMGYKTFFWSLAYVDWYQDKQPSKEEAFKKLLGRIHPGAVVLLHSTSSTNAQILDELLTKWEEMGYQFKSLDQLAAE; from the coding sequence ATGGTATTCCTGCTTTTCCTCTGCGCCTTTCTGGCCGGCCACCTTGGAGCCATGCTGGTGGATCACCACAAAGCAGTAGAGACTGCGGCGGATGGAAACTGGGGGCTGAGCTTCCAGCAGGAAGGGCAGCCCCCGGTTGCCAATGCTACCATGGACTATTTAAAAAAATTTAATGCCTATTATGCGGAAAAAACCCCGGATAAAGTTCTTTATCTGACCTTTGATGCCGGATACGAAAACGGAAATACGCCAGCAATCCTTGATGCATTAAAGAAGCACAATGCCCCGGCTACCTTTTTTGTGGTAGGTAATTACATAGAAACTGCTCCGGAGCTGGTAAAGCGGATGGTTGATGAAGGCCATACCGTAGGCAATCATACCTATCATCATCCGGATATGTCCAAGATGTCTTCAAAAGAAGCATTTGAAAAAGAGCTTAAGGATTTAGAGGTCCTTTTTGAACAGACCACCGGACAGCCCATGAGACAATACTACCGCCCGCCTCAGGGAAAATACAGTGAAGCCAATTTAAAAATGGCAAGTGATATGGGCTACAAAACCTTTTTCTGGAGCCTTGCCTACGTTGACTGGTATCAGGATAAGCAGCCCTCAAAGGAAGAAGCCTTTAAAAAGCTTTTAGGCAGGATTCATCCCGGCGCCGTTGTGCTGCTGCACAGCACCTCAAGCACCAACGCCCAGATCCTTGATGAATTGCTGACCAAGTGGGAAGAAATGGGCTATCAGTTCAAATCCCTGGATCAGCTGGCAGCTGAATAG
- the arcC gene encoding carbamate kinase has product MAKKRIVLALGHHALGTNLPEQKKAVAETARVIADFIEAGWQVAVTHSNAPQVGMIHTAMNEFGKLHDGYTSAPMSVCSAMSQGYIGYDLQNGIRAELVKRGICKSAATILTQMLVNPYDEAFYTPMKPVGRFMSAEDAKEEEEKGNYVEEVPGKGFRRVVASPKPVSIVEIDIIKAVLDADQIVIACGGGGIPVMEQGYRLKGASAVIEKDRAAGLLAKEIDADVLMILTNVDNVTLNFGMPDERSISQMSLEEAEGYIQEGQFESGSMLPKIEASLDFLRHGKDRKAIITSLEKAKASLEGKAGTVMQSF; this is encoded by the coding sequence ATGGCAAAAAAACGTATTGTCCTGGCTTTGGGACATCATGCTTTAGGAACAAATCTTCCGGAACAGAAAAAAGCGGTTGCAGAAACAGCCAGGGTCATCGCGGATTTTATTGAAGCCGGCTGGCAGGTGGCGGTCACCCACAGCAATGCCCCCCAAGTGGGCATGATCCACACAGCTATGAATGAATTTGGAAAACTTCACGACGGCTATACTTCTGCGCCCATGTCCGTATGCTCTGCCATGAGCCAGGGCTACATTGGCTATGATCTGCAAAACGGCATCCGGGCTGAGCTGGTGAAGCGGGGGATCTGCAAATCTGCAGCCACCATTTTGACCCAGATGCTGGTAAACCCTTATGACGAGGCTTTCTACACCCCCATGAAGCCTGTGGGACGCTTTATGTCGGCGGAAGATGCAAAAGAGGAAGAGGAAAAAGGAAACTATGTGGAAGAAGTGCCTGGCAAGGGCTTTCGCCGGGTCGTGGCTTCTCCAAAGCCTGTATCCATTGTGGAAATTGACATCATTAAGGCCGTTCTGGATGCAGACCAGATCGTCATCGCCTGCGGAGGCGGCGGCATTCCGGTTATGGAACAGGGATACCGCTTAAAGGGTGCCAGTGCAGTCATTGAAAAAGACCGGGCTGCCGGGCTTCTGGCAAAGGAAATCGATGCCGATGTGCTCATGATCCTTACAAACGTTGACAATGTCACCCTGAATTTCGGAATGCCTGATGAACGATCCATCAGCCAGATGAGCCTGGAGGAAGCAGAGGGCTACATTCAGGAAGGACAATTTGAATCAGGCTCCATGCTTCCAAAGATTGAAGCCTCCCTGGATTTTCTCCGGCACGGAAAAGACCGGAAGGCAATCATTACCTCTCTTGAAAAAGCGAAAGCAAGCCTGGAAGGAAAAGCAGGTACGGTAATGCAATCTTTTTGA
- a CDS encoding type II CAAX endopeptidase family protein: MISIILHLILPMFFYTAMTTALFLYLNLAPLEATALSALLVSPALYYIYSTDQRRRGNPSFSGLKLHGCLAYIIIFAVALCVFGNYIVEVSGLAEKSTSYKEAENNLYSAAFPIQLLASGLLIPLAEEIIFRGLGFASLRDKLPFWLSAVLSAALFGFYHGNLPQGVYAFLIGLAVAWLYEVSGTLLAPCLFHISANLLSLCVMNTGRLNYLFRTDRKPFLAAISAVVSVICAIRIYQKNNFKEDIL, translated from the coding sequence ATGATATCAATCATCCTGCATCTGATCCTGCCCATGTTTTTCTACACAGCCATGACGACCGCCTTATTTCTATACTTAAACTTAGCCCCCTTGGAAGCCACCGCCTTATCCGCCCTTTTAGTCTCGCCCGCACTTTATTATATCTATTCCACAGACCAGAGGCGCCGCGGAAATCCTTCCTTCTCAGGACTCAAGCTTCACGGCTGCCTGGCCTATATAATAATATTTGCAGTGGCTTTATGTGTATTTGGAAACTATATAGTAGAAGTATCAGGACTGGCTGAAAAGTCCACATCCTACAAGGAGGCAGAAAACAATCTCTATTCAGCAGCCTTTCCAATTCAGCTTCTGGCTTCCGGTCTTTTAATCCCTCTTGCAGAGGAGATCATTTTCCGTGGACTGGGTTTTGCCTCACTGAGGGACAAGCTTCCTTTTTGGCTGTCTGCGGTCCTGTCTGCGGCATTATTTGGGTTTTACCATGGAAATCTTCCTCAGGGAGTTTATGCCTTTCTCATTGGACTGGCCGTTGCCTGGCTGTACGAGGTTTCGGGGACATTACTGGCCCCCTGCCTATTCCACATATCAGCCAATTTACTGTCGCTCTGTGTAATGAATACGGGGCGTTTGAATTATTTATTTCGTACAGACCGAAAGCCGTTTCTGGCGGCCATATCAGCAGTGGTGTCTGTTATTTGTGCGATCCGGATTTATCAGAAAAACAATTTTAAGGAGGATATTTTGTGA
- a CDS encoding glycosyltransferase family 2 protein has product MKLLSVAIPCYNSEAYMRHCIDSLLPGGDEVEILIVDDGSAKDHTAEIADEYERNYPEICRAIHQENGGHGAAVNAGLKNATGIYFKVVDSDDWVDEAALLEILDTLRRFVYGENTLDMLVSNFVYEKQGANRKKVMNYRTALPKNEIFSWEDVKVFLLGHYILMHSVIYRTELLRQCGLELPRHTFYVDNIFVYQPLPHVKTMYYLDVNFYRYFIGRDDQSVNESIMIGRIDQQIKVTKLMLGYYDVMKIKQRKLRHYMVRYLEIMMTISSILAIKSENDENMEKKKELWQYLRKQNLPLFLRLRFGFMGQGVNLPGKNGRKFPIAIYKMTQKFFGFN; this is encoded by the coding sequence GTGAAGCTTTTATCTGTAGCAATTCCATGTTACAACTCTGAGGCCTATATGAGGCACTGTATTGATTCCCTGCTGCCGGGAGGTGACGAGGTCGAGATTCTCATCGTGGATGACGGGTCCGCCAAGGATCATACGGCAGAAATCGCAGACGAATATGAAAGAAATTACCCGGAAATCTGCCGGGCGATCCATCAGGAGAACGGCGGTCATGGCGCGGCAGTCAATGCCGGATTAAAAAATGCCACCGGAATTTATTTTAAAGTAGTGGACAGCGATGACTGGGTGGACGAGGCGGCTTTACTGGAAATTCTGGACACTTTGCGGCGATTTGTCTATGGAGAAAATACTCTTGATATGCTGGTCAGCAATTTTGTCTATGAAAAGCAGGGGGCAAATCGGAAAAAAGTCATGAATTACCGCACAGCTCTTCCAAAGAATGAGATATTCAGCTGGGAGGACGTCAAGGTGTTCCTGCTGGGGCATTATATTCTCATGCATTCGGTGATTTACCGGACAGAGCTTCTAAGGCAATGCGGGCTGGAACTTCCCAGGCACACATTTTACGTGGATAATATATTTGTGTACCAGCCTCTGCCTCACGTTAAGACCATGTATTATTTAGATGTGAATTTTTACCGGTATTTTATCGGAAGAGATGACCAGTCGGTAAACGAATCCATCATGATCGGCCGCATTGACCAGCAGATCAAGGTGACAAAGCTGATGCTGGGATATTACGATGTGATGAAGATCAAGCAGCGTAAGCTGCGTCATTACATGGTTCGGTATCTGGAGATCATGATGACCATATCCTCCATCCTTGCCATCAAGTCTGAAAATGATGAAAATATGGAAAAGAAAAAGGAACTGTGGCAGTACTTGCGCAAGCAGAATTTACCGCTGTTTTTAAGGCTTAGATTTGGCTTTATGGGGCAGGGGGTTAATCTCCCAGGAAAGAACGGAAGGAAATTTCCTATTGCGATCTATAAAATGACCCAGAAATTTTTCGGTTTTAACTAG
- a CDS encoding phosphatase PAP2 family protein, which yields MKNLFHRYRHVWILSYAFIYIPWFLYLEKTVTNHYYIMHVALDDLIPFNEYFIIPYLLWFAYIAAAILYFFITNVKDYYRLCTMLFTGMTISLVICTVFPNGTDFRPVIDPGKNICSAIVAILYSADTCTNVFPSIHVYNSVCVHIAVLHSERLRKYRFVRTGSLVLMISISLATVFLKQHSAFDGLGSLVMAYVMYHFVYSDSYVRTREKVSEKAIG from the coding sequence ATGAAAAATCTGTTTCACAGGTACAGGCATGTCTGGATTCTCAGTTACGCCTTTATCTACATTCCATGGTTTCTTTACCTGGAAAAGACGGTGACAAACCATTACTATATCATGCATGTTGCTTTAGACGACCTGATTCCTTTTAATGAATATTTCATTATTCCATATCTTTTATGGTTTGCATATATAGCAGCCGCTATTTTGTATTTTTTTATTACCAACGTAAAAGATTATTACAGGCTGTGCACCATGCTGTTTACAGGGATGACCATTAGTCTGGTGATCTGCACCGTATTTCCCAACGGTACGGATTTCCGCCCTGTGATTGATCCGGGAAAAAATATCTGCTCGGCTATTGTGGCAATTCTTTATTCCGCGGATACTTGTACCAATGTATTCCCAAGCATCCATGTTTATAACTCTGTTTGCGTTCACATTGCAGTCCTTCACAGCGAACGCTTACGGAAATACCGGTTTGTGAGAACCGGTTCCCTGGTGCTGATGATTTCCATCAGCCTTGCAACTGTTTTCTTAAAACAGCATTCCGCCTTTGACGGTCTTGGTTCCCTGGTTATGGCTTATGTCATGTATCACTTTGTATACTCTGACTCCTATGTGCGGACCAGAGAAAAGGTTTCGGAAAAAGCCATCGGCTAA
- a CDS encoding small multi-drug export protein: MLQQYMTVFFISMVPLIELRGAIPYSAVMGLPLFQSYIVAILGNMLPVPIIYLFARKVLEWGADKPVIGGFFSWCLEKGKRGGEKLQAKAGQGLFIALLLFVGVPLPGTGAWTGTLAASLLDIDFKSSILAVMGGVLVAGVIMGLASAGVLGALQSVIF; the protein is encoded by the coding sequence ATGTTACAACAATATATGACCGTTTTCTTTATCTCCATGGTTCCGCTGATCGAGCTTCGCGGAGCAATTCCATATTCTGCGGTGATGGGGCTTCCGCTTTTCCAGTCTTATATCGTTGCGATTCTTGGAAATATGCTTCCAGTACCTATCATTTACCTGTTTGCGAGAAAGGTTCTCGAATGGGGAGCGGATAAGCCGGTGATCGGCGGCTTTTTTTCATGGTGCCTGGAAAAGGGAAAACGAGGCGGAGAAAAACTGCAGGCGAAAGCTGGACAGGGGTTGTTTATTGCGCTTTTGTTATTTGTGGGAGTTCCCCTTCCGGGAACCGGTGCCTGGACCGGCACCTTGGCAGCCAGCCTGCTTGATATTGATTTTAAATCCAGTATTTTAGCCGTGATGGGAGGCGTCTTAGTGGCAGGGGTTATTATGGGACTTGCCAGTGCAGGAGTATTAGGGGCGCTTCAGTCCGTGATTTTCTAA
- a CDS encoding NUDIX hydrolase codes for MEQRNQEGLTEKEFLLQYRPGNYERPSVTVDMLIFTVDEEEMETEILLIKRKDHPCIGQWAIPGGFVNVDESLEAAAARELEEETGLQGICLEQLYTWGNVKRDPRTRVISVSYMAAVPKDQLTPKAGDDAAEARWFQVKKKKLSELENGATYALTVENEEEHIFMSYRVTETYERQGMMWKKETETDLLPAIDVLDQEKLAFDHAEILNVAMDRLEELEKEYREQIF; via the coding sequence ATGGAACAAAGGAATCAAGAGGGATTAACAGAAAAAGAGTTTCTTTTGCAGTACCGCCCGGGGAATTATGAACGCCCGTCGGTGACCGTGGATATGCTGATTTTTACGGTGGATGAGGAGGAGATGGAAACAGAAATCCTGCTCATTAAGCGAAAAGATCATCCCTGCATCGGACAGTGGGCAATTCCGGGAGGTTTTGTAAATGTAGATGAATCCCTGGAGGCCGCAGCAGCCAGAGAGCTTGAAGAAGAGACTGGCTTACAAGGTATTTGCCTGGAACAGCTTTATACATGGGGGAACGTGAAGCGTGATCCCAGAACAAGAGTCATCTCAGTATCCTATATGGCCGCAGTGCCGAAGGACCAGCTGACACCAAAGGCCGGAGATGACGCCGCAGAGGCCCGTTGGTTCCAGGTAAAGAAAAAGAAGCTTTCTGAACTGGAGAATGGAGCCACCTATGCACTTACCGTTGAAAATGAAGAAGAACATATTTTTATGAGTTATCGGGTTACAGAAACCTATGAGCGTCAGGGAATGATGTGGAAAAAGGAGACGGAGACCGATCTTTTACCGGCCATTGACGTGCTGGATCAGGAAAAGCTGGCATTTGACCATGCTGAGATCTTAAACGTGGCAATGGACAGGTTGGAAGAATTAGAAAAGGAATACAGAGAGCAGATTTTTTAG
- a CDS encoding serine hydrolase: MAKKSCRLWSLVISISILASIPSYGEMPIIQPFPGTSGQTGTVSGPAGSTAGEIGPGINNGAGAGSAQTGDTPNAGGTLPADIKQPEIQSEGAVLMDASTGTLLYSKNGETRYYPASITKLMTALLVVEKSNLSETVTFSKAATTNLESGAVTLGLTEGDKLTVEQSLYGLMLKSANEVANGLAEHVSGSVGAFSALMNARAKELGCTGTNFVNPNGLNSSSHYTTPHDMALIARAAYQNETVRKVSSTLSYQIPATKKASARTVTMGHKMINPGDSRYYPGVIGGKTGYTSLAGNTLVTCVEKNGVRLIAVIMKSKSTHYEDTKSLLDYGFALKAAGGLTAQTSSQGWVQEGSKWYYRKQDGKKAGNEWLKIDGVYYWFGTDSVMAASRWVESNGKWYYLGANGAMLKDTITPDGYRLDSSGAWIR, encoded by the coding sequence ATGGCAAAAAAATCGTGCAGGCTGTGGAGCCTGGTAATCAGTATCAGCATTCTTGCGTCAATACCATCATACGGGGAAATGCCCATAATACAGCCTTTTCCGGGAACTTCGGGTCAGACAGGGACCGTAAGCGGACCCGCAGGCAGTACGGCCGGTGAGATCGGGCCGGGAATCAACAACGGAGCCGGCGCAGGAAGTGCTCAGACGGGAGATACCCCAAATGCCGGGGGAACGTTGCCTGCGGACATAAAACAGCCGGAAATTCAGTCAGAAGGCGCGGTTCTTATGGACGCGTCTACAGGAACCCTGCTTTATTCAAAAAATGGGGAAACAAGATATTATCCTGCCAGCATTACAAAACTTATGACAGCCCTTCTTGTTGTAGAAAAAAGTAATTTGTCAGAGACCGTGACCTTTTCAAAAGCTGCCACTACAAACCTGGAATCAGGCGCAGTAACGCTGGGGCTTACAGAAGGAGACAAGCTGACAGTGGAGCAGAGCCTCTATGGTCTTATGCTAAAATCAGCCAATGAAGTGGCCAATGGTCTGGCAGAGCACGTTTCAGGAAGTGTCGGCGCTTTTTCTGCTCTGATGAATGCCAGGGCAAAGGAACTTGGCTGCACTGGAACCAATTTTGTCAATCCCAATGGACTTAACAGCTCCAGCCATTATACCACACCTCACGATATGGCCCTTATTGCCAGGGCGGCATACCAGAATGAAACCGTACGAAAGGTGTCCTCCACCTTAAGTTACCAGATACCGGCCACAAAGAAGGCTTCGGCCAGAACGGTGACCATGGGCCATAAAATGATTAATCCGGGAGATTCCAGATATTATCCGGGAGTGATCGGAGGAAAGACCGGCTATACTTCCCTGGCCGGCAATACACTGGTCACCTGCGTGGAAAAGAACGGAGTCCGGCTGATTGCGGTCATCATGAAGAGTAAATCCACTCATTATGAGGATACAAAATCCCTTTTGGATTATGGTTTTGCTTTAAAGGCAGCGGGAGGGCTGACAGCACAGACTTCTTCCCAGGGCTGGGTCCAGGAAGGTTCTAAATGGTATTATAGAAAACAGGATGGAAAAAAGGCCGGCAATGAGTGGCTGAAAATAGACGGGGTTTACTACTGGTTTGGCACAGACTCTGTCATGGCGGCAAGCCGCTGGGTGGAGAGCAACGGAAAATGGTATTATCTGGGGGCCAATGGAGCCATGCTTAAGGATACCATTACGCCCGACGGATACCGTCTTGATTCTTCAGGCGCCTGGATCCGGTAG
- a CDS encoding helix-turn-helix transcriptional regulator, giving the protein MIVYDRLWETMKKKNISQYHLIKYCKVSAGQIGRLKKNNFVSTHTIDMLCRILDCDVEEIMEYRADISEVTLQKESEPKAEQNTAPPEDLA; this is encoded by the coding sequence ATGATCGTTTATGACAGACTGTGGGAAACCATGAAAAAGAAAAACATCAGCCAGTATCATTTGATCAAATACTGCAAGGTCAGTGCGGGGCAAATCGGACGGCTTAAGAAAAATAACTTCGTTTCCACTCATACCATAGACATGCTCTGCAGAATTCTGGACTGTGACGTGGAAGAAATCATGGAGTACCGGGCCGATATAAGCGAAGTAACCCTGCAAAAAGAAAGCGAGCCGAAAGCAGAACAGAACACTGCTCCACCAGAGGATTTGGCATAG